Proteins encoded within one genomic window of Deinococcus sp. YIM 134068:
- a CDS encoding 2-phosphosulfolactate phosphatase, whose amino-acid sequence MRLRVDLLPHGHYPDVVLVVDVLRATTTAVQYLERGAEALLLTATPEVALSLREGSSDILLGGERGGLPIPGFDFGNSPVEAAGQNFTGKTVVMNTTNGTGAAFAAAETGKHVLLAALVNAHAAARRARSLATEEIAVVCAGTDTRVGLEDVYTAGVLAEYLLAMGAFSSDDGTRIALTVRRNAADPVETLSSSAHGQHLADLGLGGDVRHAAQVSTSTLVPTLAPGGDTPGALRFVAG is encoded by the coding sequence ATGAGACTGCGCGTCGACCTCCTCCCCCACGGCCACTACCCGGACGTGGTGCTCGTGGTGGACGTGCTGCGGGCCACGACGACCGCCGTGCAGTACTTGGAGCGGGGGGCGGAGGCGCTGCTCCTGACCGCCACGCCGGAGGTCGCTCTGAGTCTGCGCGAGGGGAGTTCCGACATTCTCCTCGGCGGGGAGCGGGGCGGGCTGCCTATCCCCGGCTTCGACTTCGGCAACAGCCCGGTGGAGGCCGCCGGACAGAACTTCACGGGCAAGACGGTGGTGATGAACACGACGAACGGCACCGGGGCCGCCTTCGCCGCCGCCGAAACGGGCAAACACGTGCTGCTGGCCGCTTTGGTCAACGCGCACGCCGCCGCCCGCCGCGCCCGGTCGCTCGCCACGGAGGAGATCGCCGTCGTGTGCGCGGGCACCGATACGCGGGTGGGGCTGGAGGACGTGTATACCGCCGGGGTCCTCGCCGAGTACCTGCTGGCGATGGGGGCTTTCTCCAGCGACGACGGCACCCGGATCGCCCTGACGGTGCGCCGCAACGCCGCCGATCCGGTCGAGACGCTCTCCAGCAGCGCGCACGGCCAGCACCTCGCGGACCTGGGGCTGGGGGGCGACGTGCGCCATGCCGCCCAGGTCAGCACGAGCACGCTGGTGCCCACGCTCGCGCCGGGCGGGGACACGCCGGGGGCGCTGCGGTTCGTGGCGGGGTGA
- a CDS encoding DUF4034 domain-containing protein — translation MDLTPPDLLAHLRDARYTDLDPFLTGLQGRFERGEVSELELKRTFDAFQNPDPALGECFRGWMDTHPGSYAAHAALAGWLLGRAWAFRGETTANLVSDQGWRGLHHFLEQAEGCAREATTLTRNPLTAWLTVATVHNTRGCQMSLADVQAQQYPDWYTRPLEDNPHSLELRRVTLLHLRAEWGGSEEHMLTFVRQQQEAGLLGQGDMQKLWAAFHSHVSHHALHFAGDSAAGVERARLAADLQESYADQLLVALTHADAPEAERRVALERFLAAAEGDPRVRASGNFPWALYQAKGWLEPLLPRVTALLTRWAGEGDHEAAVTLGRLHCFNRTWAIPDPTPLLMRARDEGDKAAAEMLVHLQEHGLGLKAALRDTPEKRDAVLKAADLGSDDMSWRVYRGFDAYRGQFELDDRAKYRYLLKAADAGNNDARFALAQQLRAGLVEVGDDGVLRPVDTRPLQDSLDYAKHLLERAAAEEHKGAQKALKKAKDGDWDAKTARRLRGGATEQEREAARGGRPWWQWWLIGSFVIGVLRACGSFLDDDRPAASQGWASPTQSAEAQAALADAQATFDALAQEQTSTQGSSP, via the coding sequence ATGGACCTCACGCCGCCCGACCTCCTCGCCCACCTGCGGGACGCCCGGTACACCGACCTCGACCCCTTTCTCACTGGCCTGCAAGGGCGCTTCGAGCGCGGCGAGGTGAGCGAGCTGGAGTTGAAGCGGACTTTCGACGCCTTCCAGAATCCCGACCCGGCGCTGGGCGAGTGCTTCCGGGGGTGGATGGACACTCACCCCGGTTCCTACGCGGCGCACGCGGCGCTGGCGGGGTGGCTGCTGGGCCGCGCCTGGGCCTTCCGGGGTGAGACCACGGCCAATCTGGTGAGCGATCAGGGCTGGCGTGGTCTGCACCACTTTCTCGAACAGGCGGAGGGATGCGCGCGGGAGGCGACGACCCTGACGCGTAACCCTCTGACGGCGTGGCTGACGGTCGCCACCGTCCACAACACGCGGGGCTGTCAGATGAGCCTCGCCGACGTGCAGGCTCAGCAGTATCCCGACTGGTACACCCGCCCGCTGGAGGACAACCCGCACTCGCTGGAGCTGCGCCGCGTCACGCTGCTGCACCTGCGCGCCGAGTGGGGCGGGAGCGAGGAACACATGCTGACCTTTGTGCGCCAGCAGCAGGAGGCGGGCCTGCTGGGGCAGGGCGACATGCAGAAGCTCTGGGCCGCCTTCCACTCCCACGTCTCGCACCACGCCCTGCATTTCGCGGGCGATTCGGCAGCAGGCGTCGAGCGGGCGCGGCTGGCGGCGGACCTTCAGGAGAGCTACGCCGACCAGTTGCTCGTCGCGCTCACGCACGCCGATGCCCCCGAGGCAGAGCGGCGGGTGGCGTTGGAACGCTTCCTGGCCGCCGCCGAGGGAGACCCCCGCGTTCGCGCGAGTGGAAATTTCCCCTGGGCGCTGTACCAGGCGAAGGGCTGGCTCGAACCTCTGCTGCCCCGTGTCACGGCCCTGCTCACCCGCTGGGCCGGGGAGGGCGATCACGAGGCGGCGGTGACGTTGGGTCGCCTGCATTGTTTCAACCGCACGTGGGCCATACCCGATCCCACCCCCCTCCTCATGCGCGCCCGCGACGAGGGCGACAAGGCCGCCGCAGAAATGCTCGTCCACCTGCAAGAGCACGGGCTGGGATTGAAGGCGGCGTTGCGCGACACGCCGGAGAAGCGCGACGCCGTCCTCAAGGCCGCCGACCTCGGCAGCGACGACATGAGCTGGCGCGTGTACCGGGGGTTCGACGCCTACCGGGGGCAGTTCGAGCTGGACGACCGCGCGAAGTACCGCTACCTCCTCAAGGCCGCCGACGCCGGGAACAACGACGCCCGCTTCGCCCTCGCCCAGCAACTGCGCGCCGGGCTGGTTGAGGTCGGGGACGACGGTGTGCTGCGGCCCGTGGACACCCGGCCCCTTCAGGACAGCCTCGACTACGCCAAGCACCTCCTCGAACGCGCCGCCGCCGAGGAGCACAAGGGGGCGCAGAAGGCGTTGAAGAAGGCCAAAGACGGGGACTGGGACGCCAAGACCGCCCGGCGACTTCGTGGGGGAGCTACCGAACAGGAGCGGGAGGCGGCGCGCGGCGGTCGCCCGTGGTGGCAGTGGTGGCTGATCGGGAGCTTCGTCATCGGCGTCCTGCGCGCGTGTGGGTCCTTCCTCGACGACGACCGCCCCGCCGCGTCGCAGGGGTGGGCTTCCCCCACGCAGAGTGCCGAAGCACAGGCGGCCCTCGCCGACGCCCAGGCGACGTTCGACGCTCTGGCCCAGGAGCAAACCTCGACTCAGGGTTCCTCCCCCTGA
- the nspC gene encoding carboxynorspermidine decarboxylase, whose amino-acid sequence MTVSDFQLPAVRPVEETDWRAIPSPAFVLDESRLRRNLALISHVQRESGAQIILAFKGFAMWSAFPILREFGITGATASSLNEALLAREEMRGEVHVYAPAYSDEDFPRILELADHLVFNSFSQWERFKPQVEAARAAGKTLHIGIRVNPEYAEVETDLYNPAGPFSRLGVTRREFRADLLDGIDGLHFHTLCEKDSDTLERTLEVVERNFGEFLPRMGWVNFGGGHLMTREGYDIERLIRVVRAFRQKWGVHVLLEPGSAFAWQTGWLVSSVLDVVHNVRDAALLDVSVSAHMPDVLEMPYRPRILGARDPIAGEVTHREAHDQIPGHPYLIGGTTCLAGDVVGEYVFDHPLSVGDRVIFDDMIHYTMVKTTFFNGVKHPDIGILRADGTYERVKTFGYEEFKAKLS is encoded by the coding sequence ATGACCGTCTCCGACTTTCAGCTTCCCGCCGTCCGGCCCGTGGAGGAGACCGACTGGCGGGCCATCCCCAGCCCGGCCTTCGTCCTCGACGAGTCGCGGCTGCGGCGCAACCTCGCCCTTATCAGTCACGTCCAGCGCGAGAGCGGCGCGCAGATCATCCTCGCCTTCAAGGGCTTCGCCATGTGGAGCGCCTTTCCCATCCTGCGCGAATTCGGCATCACCGGGGCGACCGCGAGCAGTCTCAACGAGGCCCTGCTCGCCCGCGAGGAGATGCGGGGGGAGGTCCACGTCTACGCCCCCGCCTACAGCGACGAGGACTTCCCGCGCATCCTGGAGCTGGCCGATCACCTCGTCTTCAACTCCTTCTCCCAGTGGGAACGCTTCAAACCGCAGGTGGAGGCCGCCCGCGCCGCCGGGAAGACGCTCCACATCGGCATCCGCGTCAACCCTGAATATGCGGAGGTCGAGACGGACCTGTACAACCCCGCCGGGCCGTTCTCGCGGCTGGGGGTGACGCGGCGGGAGTTCCGGGCCGACCTCCTCGACGGCATTGACGGCCTGCACTTCCATACGTTGTGTGAAAAGGACTCGGACACGCTGGAGCGCACGCTGGAGGTCGTGGAGCGCAACTTCGGGGAGTTCCTGCCCCGCATGGGGTGGGTCAACTTCGGCGGCGGGCACCTGATGACGCGCGAGGGGTACGACATCGAGCGGCTGATTCGCGTCGTGCGTGCCTTCCGCCAGAAGTGGGGCGTCCACGTCCTCCTCGAACCCGGCTCGGCCTTCGCGTGGCAGACGGGCTGGCTCGTGAGCAGCGTGCTCGACGTGGTGCACAACGTCAGGGACGCCGCCCTCCTCGACGTGTCGGTGAGTGCCCACATGCCCGACGTGCTGGAGATGCCCTACCGCCCGCGCATCCTCGGTGCCCGCGACCCCATCGCCGGGGAGGTGACTCACCGCGAGGCGCACGACCAGATACCCGGCCACCCCTACCTCATCGGCGGCACGACCTGCCTGGCGGGCGACGTGGTGGGCGAGTACGTCTTCGACCACCCTCTCAGCGTCGGCGACCGCGTGATCTTCGACGACATGATCCATTACACGATGGTGAAGACGACCTTTTTCAACGGCGTCAAGCACCCCGACATCGGCATCCTGCGCGCGGATGGCACCTATGAACGGGTGAAGACCTTCGGGTACGAGGAGTTCAAGGCGAAGCTGAGTTGA
- a CDS encoding DUF554 domain-containing protein: MSLLSQLSGTLINVAAVLLGTLLGLALGGRLPERTQRTLLQTLSLVTLFIGLDMAGSLNRVTGGNIPGVILALVSLALGAVIGEALRIEEGLAGLGEALKRRFRGGGRFTEGFVAASLLFCVGPMTVVGGLQNGLTGDNATYVLKSTLDGIASLALAGAYGIGVGFSVITVFLLQGGLSLAAGAFAAGLLNGADPGVLRTNPYVLMITGAGGLVIAGISWNLMLAGLGWEDRRVRVGSMLPALAVAPLALWVAGRLG; this comes from the coding sequence ATGAGTCTGCTCTCGCAACTGTCCGGCACGCTGATCAACGTCGCCGCCGTCCTGCTGGGCACGCTGCTCGGCCTCGCGCTGGGGGGGCGGCTGCCGGAACGCACCCAGCGCACACTGCTGCAAACGCTCAGCCTCGTGACGCTCTTCATCGGCCTGGACATGGCGGGGAGCCTGAACCGCGTGACGGGCGGCAACATTCCCGGCGTGATCCTCGCGCTCGTCAGCCTCGCGCTGGGGGCCGTGATCGGCGAGGCGCTGCGGATCGAGGAGGGGCTGGCGGGGCTGGGTGAGGCTCTCAAGCGAAGATTCCGGGGCGGCGGGCGCTTCACGGAGGGGTTCGTGGCGGCGAGCCTGCTCTTCTGCGTCGGCCCGATGACGGTGGTGGGCGGGCTGCAAAACGGCCTGACGGGCGACAACGCCACCTATGTCCTGAAGAGCACGCTCGACGGCATCGCCTCGCTCGCGCTGGCAGGGGCGTACGGCATCGGAGTCGGCTTCAGCGTCATCACGGTATTTCTCCTTCAGGGGGGCCTCAGCCTCGCGGCGGGGGCGTTCGCGGCGGGCCTGCTGAATGGGGCGGACCCCGGCGTCCTGAGGACCAACCCCTACGTCCTGATGATCACGGGCGCGGGTGGCCTCGTCATCGCCGGAATCAGTTGGAACCTGATGCTCGCCGGGCTGGGCTGGGAGGACCGCCGGGTGCGCGTGGGCAGCATGCTCCCGGCCCTCGCCGTCGCGCCGCTGGCCCTGTGGGTGGCGGGTCGGCTGGGGTAG
- a CDS encoding leishmanolysin-related zinc metalloendopeptidase — MSRLTRRLTLSAAALSLTALLASCGGGTDTVANAEAAHEHVTAPDLASLPLDPYLSAELETQATEPYNITLRFATGSDASVVNAMNAAASRWQGIVTQGLASVRANIPANACGSNAAFSGTIDDILVFTGNRTIDGPGGTLAQSGPCSVRSSNGLTTYSTLVFDTADLTQFSSQLADIAVHELGHSLGIGTLWQRFGLVSGIGTSNPVYRGTNGVREYRAFGGTLSTVPVENTGGSGTAGGHWRETTFKNELMTGYLNSGVKNPLSRLSVGTLQDMGYAVTYTTADAYSLTTAQSLAASLDLASREELITPKYRSR; from the coding sequence ATGTCCCGACTCACCCGCCGTCTGACGCTGAGCGCCGCCGCCCTGTCCCTGACCGCCCTGCTCGCCTCCTGCGGAGGGGGGACGGACACAGTGGCGAACGCCGAGGCGGCCCATGAGCACGTCACCGCGCCCGACCTCGCCTCGCTGCCGCTGGACCCCTACCTGAGCGCGGAGCTGGAGACCCAGGCGACCGAGCCGTACAACATCACCCTGCGCTTCGCCACGGGCAGCGACGCGAGCGTGGTCAACGCCATGAACGCCGCCGCGAGCCGCTGGCAGGGCATCGTCACGCAGGGGCTGGCAAGCGTGCGGGCGAACATCCCCGCGAATGCCTGCGGAAGCAACGCGGCGTTCTCGGGCACCATCGACGACATCCTCGTCTTCACGGGCAACCGGACCATCGATGGCCCCGGCGGCACCCTCGCGCAGAGCGGGCCGTGCAGCGTCCGCTCGTCGAACGGGCTGACGACCTATTCCACACTGGTGTTCGACACGGCGGACCTGACGCAGTTCAGCTCCCAGCTCGCCGACATCGCCGTTCACGAACTCGGGCACTCGCTCGGCATCGGGACCCTGTGGCAACGCTTCGGGCTGGTGAGCGGCATCGGCACGAGCAACCCCGTGTACCGGGGCACGAACGGCGTGCGCGAGTACCGCGCCTTCGGCGGCACCCTGAGCACCGTGCCCGTCGAGAACACGGGCGGCTCCGGCACGGCGGGCGGCCACTGGCGCGAGACGACCTTCAAGAACGAGCTGATGACAGGCTACCTCAACAGCGGCGTCAAGAACCCGCTGTCGCGCCTGAGCGTCGGCACCTTGCAGGACATGGGTTATGCTGTCACCTACACCACCGCCGACGCCTACAGCCTGACCACCGCGCAGAGCCTCGCCGCGTCGCTGGACCTCGCCTCGCGCGAGGAACTGATCACGCCGAAGTACCGCAGCCGCTGA